GTGCCATTGAAGTCGAAGATCGCGGCGGCTTGCGGGGCTGGGGCTTGGTCTGGCATCGATGTGGCGCGGCGCTGACGTGACGCAGCGGCAATGTCCCACACGAGCCTCCGGCGGGCATGTGTCCAAGATCACCGTGAGCCGCGTCTATAGTTGCCTTGAGGTCTCGGCGAGGCGGATCAGGGAGCCTCATCTGCGCCAGGCGCACACCACGCCTCCAGATTCGACCAGACCGGACTCCCGCTTTCGGAGACCCTTGCATAATTGGCTGACATGCCGCCGCCAAGCATCGGTTCACCCTCACCCTAGCCCTCTCCCATCAAGGGAGAGGGGATCGGGCCCGCTCGCCAACTGACGCTGGAGGATTCACGCAGCGACTCCTTTCGTGGGCATGGCGGAGGGCTTAGCAAGGGACTCTCGCAGGGGGAAATCTCGTCGGTGACCATGACTCGCACTCACACGCCGCCCGGCACTGACCAGCAAACCCTGGCGAGGGCCATGCGCCGGGCCGTCGCCCTTGCGCGCGCCGCGCGGGGGCGCACCAGCCCCCTGCCGCCCGTGGGCGCGGTGGTCGTGCAGGGCGACCGCGTGGTGGGCGAGGGGGCGACCGCTCCGCCCGGCGGACCGCACGCCGAGGTGAACGCGCTCGCCGCGGCGGGCGAGCGGGCCCGGGGCGGCACGCTCGTCGTGACGCTGGAGCCCTGCAATCACGTGGGGCGAACTCCGCCCTGCACGCAAGCCATCCAGCGTGCGGGGATCGCCCGCGTGGTCGTCGGCGCGCGCGACCCGAATCCCCACGTTTCGGGAGGCGGCCTGGAAGCGTTGGCGGCCAACGGCATCGCCACGGACGTCGGGCTGCTCGACCGCGAGGCCGAGGCGCTCATCGCGCCGTTTGCGACCCTGGTGACGCGCGGCCGCCCGTTCGTCACGGCAAAATGGGCGATGACGCTCGACGGCAAGATCGCCGGCCCGCGCGGCGGCGAACCGATTACCAGCGTCGAGGCCAGGGCCGAGGCGCACCGCCTGCGGGACCGCGTGGACGCGGTGATCGTGGGAGCGGCCACCGCGCGCATCGACGACCCGCGGCTCACGGTGCGGCCCGCGCCGGCCGATGGACGCCAACCGCTGCGCGTGGTCCTCGACTCGGCGGGTTCGCTGGCATCCGACGCGCGCATGCTCGGCGAGGTCGGGTCGACCGTGGTCATGACCGCGCGCGAGTCCGCCGCCGACCGCGCTCGACTTGAACGTGCCGGAGTCGAGGTCGTGCGGGTCGCCGGCGGACCGGAGGGCCGGGTCGACCTTGCCGATGCGCTGAAGACCTTGGGCACGCGCGGCTTGGCCCACGTACTGGTGGAAGGCGGATCGCGCCTGCTCGGCGCGCTCGTCGCCGCCGACCTGTTCGACGAAGTCGTGGTGTTCATCGCGCCGCGCGTGATGGGTCCCGGCGTCCCGGCGCTGGAACCCCCGCCCGAGGCGAGCCGCTTCCCGCCGCGGACGCTCGTCGAGCCCCGCGTGCGGCAGCTAGGACCGGACATCATGCTGCAAGGTCGGCGACCAGCAGCCGAGGGCGGCTGAGCCATGTTCACCGGCATCGTCGAGGCGATGGGCAAAGTGGTCGAGATTGACACCAGCGGATCCGTGCACCGCCTCGTCGTCGCCGCGCCGGTGCTCGGCGAGGGCGTGGCCATCGGCGACAGCGTGGCGCTCAACGGCGTATGCCTCACGGCGGTGCAGGTCGAGGACGAGCGGATGACCGTCGAGGTCGTGCCGGAAACACTGCGCCGCACGAATCTGGGCTCGCTCGAGATTGGCGACGTCGTGAACGTGGAGCGCTCCTTGCCAGCCGACGGCCGCTTCGGCGGACACATCGTGCAGGGACACGTGGATGCCACCTGCACCGTCACCAAGCGCGAGCCGGACGGCGCCGGCGAGATGGTGACCTTCAGCCTGCCGCCCGAGCACGCGGCGCAGGTCGTCCCCAAGGGCTTTGTCGCCCTCGACGGCGTGAGCCTCACGGTGGTCGATGCGTCGGCCGAGGAATTCCGCGTGACGCTGATTCCCCACACCCGCAAGCTGGTGACCCTGGGGGCGGCGAAGGTCGGATATCGCGCTAACCTCGAGGTGGACGTGCTGGCAAAGTACGTGGAGCGCGCCATGTCCGCGATGCCGCCGGAGGCCGCGCTGAGCCGCGCGCAGCTCCAGGCGTCGGGACTCCTGGACGTGGAGACTGAGGAATGACCGGGACCGAGATCGAGGCCGTGATCGACCACATCGCCGCAGGCGGGATCGCTGCGGTGGTGGACGACGGCCGCGATCCGCCGGACGTGGACCTCGTGGCCGCCGGCTCGACCCTGACCGAGGCGAAGCTGGCCGAGATTCGCGCCCTCACTACCGGCCAACTGCACACGCCCGTGGCGCCGGAGCGGCTCGACGCGCTGGGCATCCCGCTCATGATCGAGACGGAGGCCAATCCCGTCGCTCGCTCGGCCGCATTCACCGTTACCGTGGATCTTGCCGACCAGGCGCCGCAGCCCGGCTCGCTGCCGGGCGTGGTGGGCACCATCCGCGCCCTGGCCGATGCGTCACGCGACGCGGCGGCGTTTCGCAAGCCGGGCCACGTGGCGCCGCTTCGCGGGCGCAGCGGCGGGGTGCTGCGGCGCTTCGGCCACACGGAAGCCGCCATCGATCTGGCGCGCCTGGCGGAGTTGCCGCCGGTGGCGGTGCTCACCGCGCTGCACACGTCCGAGGGTCGCGCCGCTCGTCCGGAAGATGCCGTAAAGCTCCTCGAAGGCCACGACATCCCCTCGATCGCGATCAGCGAGATCGTGCGCCATCGCCGGCTCAACGAGCGCGTGGTGATTCGCGGCGCGGAAGCGGCGCTGCCGATGGCCGGCGGGACCTTTCGCGCGATCGCCTTTCGCGACACCACGACGAACGAGGACCACGTGGCCTTGATCAAGGGCGCCGTCGCCGGGGGAAGCCCGCCGCTGGTGCGGGTGCATTCCGAGTGCCTCACCGGCGACGCGTTCGGCTCGCTGCGGTGCGACTGCGGCGACCAGCTCGCCGCCGCCACGCGGCGCATCGAGGCCGAGGGCCGCGGCGTCGTGCTCTACATGCGCCAGGAGGGACGCGGGATCGGGCTCGCCAACAAGCTGCATGCCTATCAACTGCAGGACGACGGCCTGGACACCGTCGAAGCCAACCACCATCTCGGATTCGCCGTGGACCTGCGCGACTACGGCGTCGGCGCCCAGATTCTGCGCGACCTTGGCCTGCGCGAGCTGCGCCTTCTCACCAACAATCCCAAGAAAACGGAGGGATTCCGCGCTTACGGGCTACACGTGGTCGAACAGATTCCGCTCACCGTCGAGCCGGGGGAGCATAATCAGCGGTACCTGGAAACCAAACGACAGCGAATGGGCCATGGCGTCTGATCAAGACTCGGCGCTGACCGACGGCGAAGTCATCGAGCCGCGACTCGACGGCGCGGGGCTTTCGGTGGGCATCGTCGCCGCCCGGTTCAATGAGTTCTTCACCACGCACCTGCTCCGCGCCTGCCAACGTGAGCTGCGCCGGCACGGCGTGGCCGACGAGGACGTGATCGTCGCCTGGGTGCCCGGGGCCATGGAGCTGCCGATCACGGCGCGCGAGCTCATTGCCTCGCGCGACGTGGACGTGGTGGTGTGCCTAGGGTGCATTGTTCGAGGCGAGACGACCCACTACGACCACGTGGCCCAGGAATCGGCCCGGGGCATCGCTCGCGCCGCGCTGGATACCGGAACGCCCGTGATCTACGGCGTCGTGACGGCCGAGACGCTGGCGCAGGCCGTGGATCGCAGCGGATCGCGCGCCGGGAATCGCGGCGGCGACGCGGCGCTGGCGGCGATCGAAATGGCGCGGGTGCTGGCCGAAGTCCGCCAGGGCCGTCCAGTGGTTCCCGCCGCCGAGCTATGACCGCGGCGGCCGTCACGGCCTATGCGCCGCAGGCGGCGTCGGCGATGACGGCG
The sequence above is a segment of the Chloroflexota bacterium genome. Coding sequences within it:
- the ribD gene encoding bifunctional diaminohydroxyphosphoribosylaminopyrimidine deaminase/5-amino-6-(5-phosphoribosylamino)uracil reductase RibD, whose product is MRRAVALARAARGRTSPLPPVGAVVVQGDRVVGEGATAPPGGPHAEVNALAAAGERARGGTLVVTLEPCNHVGRTPPCTQAIQRAGIARVVVGARDPNPHVSGGGLEALAANGIATDVGLLDREAEALIAPFATLVTRGRPFVTAKWAMTLDGKIAGPRGGEPITSVEARAEAHRLRDRVDAVIVGAATARIDDPRLTVRPAPADGRQPLRVVLDSAGSLASDARMLGEVGSTVVMTARESAADRARLERAGVEVVRVAGGPEGRVDLADALKTLGTRGLAHVLVEGGSRLLGALVAADLFDEVVVFIAPRVMGPGVPALEPPPEASRFPPRTLVEPRVRQLGPDIMLQGRRPAAEGG
- the ribA gene encoding GTP cyclohydrolase II; its protein translation is MTGTEIEAVIDHIAAGGIAAVVDDGRDPPDVDLVAAGSTLTEAKLAEIRALTTGQLHTPVAPERLDALGIPLMIETEANPVARSAAFTVTVDLADQAPQPGSLPGVVGTIRALADASRDAAAFRKPGHVAPLRGRSGGVLRRFGHTEAAIDLARLAELPPVAVLTALHTSEGRAARPEDAVKLLEGHDIPSIAISEIVRHRRLNERVVIRGAEAALPMAGGTFRAIAFRDTTTNEDHVALIKGAVAGGSPPLVRVHSECLTGDAFGSLRCDCGDQLAAATRRIEAEGRGVVLYMRQEGRGIGLANKLHAYQLQDDGLDTVEANHHLGFAVDLRDYGVGAQILRDLGLRELRLLTNNPKKTEGFRAYGLHVVEQIPLTVEPGEHNQRYLETKRQRMGHGV
- the ribH gene encoding 6,7-dimethyl-8-ribityllumazine synthase, translated to MASDQDSALTDGEVIEPRLDGAGLSVGIVAARFNEFFTTHLLRACQRELRRHGVADEDVIVAWVPGAMELPITARELIASRDVDVVVCLGCIVRGETTHYDHVAQESARGIARAALDTGTPVIYGVVTAETLAQAVDRSGSRAGNRGGDAALAAIEMARVLAEVRQGRPVVPAAEL
- a CDS encoding riboflavin synthase, whose translation is MFTGIVEAMGKVVEIDTSGSVHRLVVAAPVLGEGVAIGDSVALNGVCLTAVQVEDERMTVEVVPETLRRTNLGSLEIGDVVNVERSLPADGRFGGHIVQGHVDATCTVTKREPDGAGEMVTFSLPPEHAAQVVPKGFVALDGVSLTVVDASAEEFRVTLIPHTRKLVTLGAAKVGYRANLEVDVLAKYVERAMSAMPPEAALSRAQLQASGLLDVETEE